TTACTTAGCGCATATTTATACGCAGCCAATAAAAGTACAAATTGAGTTTGCTAAAAAATTTAGAGGGAATGACCATTTAACAGAAGGCCTAGACTACACCATGCAAAATGGCTACATGGTGTTTAGTAAGTGGTTTTTTTTAAAGCGAGGAACATGCTGTAAAAATGGCTGTAAAAATTGCCCTTACAGTTAAATTAAAGCATGTTGCTAAACTGTACGCTGTTAAATAAGTTCATTTGGCACATGGTTACTGTATTGTGCAAATTTATCCGCCCCTTTAAAACGTAACTCAATTGCTTTGATATGCTCTTCTTCTGCGTATTTCCAAACGCCCGGCACACTATAAACATGCTTTAAATAGCAAAAAAACTTATCGCGTAGCTGCGGATCAAACTGCCATCCTTGAGCTACATCTGCTACTTGAGCAGCTAAGCCCTCACGAGTTTCAGCATGCTTAACTAAGCCTTCTATATTATAACAAGCCTGCCCTACAGTAATGACACGCTTATTTAGTAACAGCGCTTCTAAACCAACCGTAGAATTGATAGTGACCACAGCTTCTGCGCATTCAATCAGTTCGCAGGTTTTATTGCCATTTGCAAATAGTGCAATCGGGTCTTTATCGTATAAATGGGTGTAATGCTTGTGCCACGACGGATGCTCTTTAAAAACGACCTTTAAACTAGAGTCGTTCAACGCTTTTACTGCGCTAACAACTTCATCGTATAGCATTTCCATTGAGTCAATCCATGGCGAAAAGCTCGCTAATTGCGTATCGTGAGGCACCTGAAAAGGCACAAATATGTAGCGTTCAGGTATATTCTCAGCTGCAAAATCACAGCGCTTTTTATGGTTTTCCCGTGGCACAAGCGCCGGGGCATCAAAGTTTAAGACATTACTTGCATTAAAATTTAAATAAAAATCAGGGTCACGGCTCAGCGATGCATTAAAGTTAATCCCTTGAGGGTCTAAACTGGTGGTTCCCGGAAGCAAACCATTTTCATAATAAAATTGCTTAATACCCAGTGCCTTGGCAGCCATAGCAACAGTAGTATTCGGTAGTTTATTACCATTCCATATTACCAGTACTTCAGGGTTAACTTCAGTTAATAAAGCTAAATATTTTGCGTAACGTAAACGCTCAAAAAAGCGCAGCCCCACTTTGTAAACCGCCGATATTAAAGCATTGTTCCAAAGGTTATTACGGGCGCGCTTACGTTTTAGTTGTGCATTAATAACATCGTTAAAATCAACTTTAAACGCGTTGCTTAAATAGTGTATAGCTGAAAGCTTTGGCGCCCCCATAACATGCAGTTGGCAATCCATACTCAGCTTTTTAATTATTTTTTTATAGTACTTTGCGTGTACATTTTTGCGGGATATAAAGAGGTAAGACATACAAGCTGTGCGCGCCAATTATTGTTTATAGGGAAATAATACTAAGTGGACACTATTACAAAAGTAAGGTTCACTGCTACGGGTAAATAATTTACAGATGTTACCTAAATTTTTATTATTTTACTACGCAGCGGTGCCATCCTAGATAAAATCTCGTTTTGTACACTATGGCTAATATTTTGCTCTTCCATCGCATTTACGAGCAGATCCACCACATGGTTAAAGTCTTTCTCAGTTATATGCATCCCAGTATGAATATCTACCATAGAATCACCTTTGTACTTGCATGGGCCATCAACGAGTGCACACATGTGCACGATAAAACCTTCTCTGAAGTGGTCAATATTGCTGTGTTCAAAATAATGCAATACTTGATCGTCATTACCTATTTGGTAAATAAAACTATCAACAATACGCGCAAGCCCCGCACGGCCATCAAGCTGTTGATAAAGAGATAAATTAGCTGAGCTTGCGCACCCTGTCAGCGCAGCTAAACACAGCCATAATATAACGACGTTTTTCAT
The genomic region above belongs to Pseudoalteromonas sp. MM1 and contains:
- a CDS encoding group 1 truncated hemoglobin encodes the protein MKNVVILWLCLAALTGCASSANLSLYQQLDGRAGLARIVDSFIYQIGNDDQVLHYFEHSNIDHFREGFIVHMCALVDGPCKYKGDSMVDIHTGMHITEKDFNHVVDLLVNAMEEQNISHSVQNEILSRMAPLRSKIIKI
- a CDS encoding cysteine-rich CWC family protein; the protein is MTRLNCSQCHTAFSCNVNDINACWCNQLPAILPLEESATSCLCPQCTLNKINAYLAHIYTQPIKVQIEFAKKFRGNDHLTEGLDYTMQNGYMVFSKWFFLKRGTCCKNGCKNCPYS
- a CDS encoding capsular biosynthesis protein, with the translated sequence MDCQLHVMGAPKLSAIHYLSNAFKVDFNDVINAQLKRKRARNNLWNNALISAVYKVGLRFFERLRYAKYLALLTEVNPEVLVIWNGNKLPNTTVAMAAKALGIKQFYYENGLLPGTTSLDPQGINFNASLSRDPDFYLNFNASNVLNFDAPALVPRENHKKRCDFAAENIPERYIFVPFQVPHDTQLASFSPWIDSMEMLYDEVVSAVKALNDSSLKVVFKEHPSWHKHYTHLYDKDPIALFANGNKTCELIECAEAVVTINSTVGLEALLLNKRVITVGQACYNIEGLVKHAETREGLAAQVADVAQGWQFDPQLRDKFFCYLKHVYSVPGVWKYAEEEHIKAIELRFKGADKFAQYSNHVPNELI